One Gloeothece verrucosa PCC 7822 DNA window includes the following coding sequences:
- a CDS encoding tetratricopeptide repeat protein: MKRGWKIILNFIVALVILFSLQEQAAFSIPNSLASQTSQLFYQGIENTKTQNYQQALANFTQVINLKSDLVSAAYSNRCLVHLQLGNNAAALSDCTAALQLNPNNLETYLNGGLAAYRLGNYQEAIEQYQAVIERNKDDYRAYYNQGLAYFALEDYPKALLNYEQALQSSDSSTIQALIYADKGLTHFFLGNTSQSLADFDAAIQLNNSNEKLYYNRACVYFHNQNYTEALNDFTKALQLNSQYAEAYLNRGLLRHGVGLEQAAIEDLNQALQQFQQQNNREGYQKTLALIENLHQIIAQSHRTVVS; this comes from the coding sequence ATGAAACGAGGTTGGAAGATTATCCTCAATTTTATTGTCGCCTTAGTAATTCTATTCTCTTTACAAGAGCAAGCCGCTTTTTCCATTCCCAATTCCCTTGCTTCTCAAACTTCGCAATTATTTTATCAAGGTATAGAAAATACTAAAACTCAAAATTATCAGCAAGCCTTAGCCAATTTTACACAAGTCATTAACCTAAAATCCGACTTGGTATCGGCGGCTTACAGTAATCGGTGTTTAGTGCATCTTCAACTGGGAAATAATGCAGCCGCTCTCTCAGATTGTACAGCCGCTCTTCAACTGAATCCCAATAATTTAGAAACCTATTTAAATGGAGGACTAGCCGCCTATAGATTAGGCAATTATCAAGAAGCTATAGAGCAGTATCAAGCCGTGATTGAACGGAATAAGGATGATTATAGAGCTTATTATAATCAAGGATTAGCCTATTTTGCTTTAGAAGACTACCCAAAAGCTCTTTTAAACTATGAGCAAGCTTTACAGTCTTCCGACTCATCGACGATACAGGCTTTAATTTATGCTGATAAAGGTTTAACTCATTTCTTTTTGGGAAATACTTCTCAGTCACTCGCCGATTTTGATGCGGCAATTCAGTTAAATAATAGCAACGAGAAGCTGTATTACAATCGTGCCTGTGTCTATTTTCACAATCAAAACTACACCGAAGCCCTTAACGATTTTACCAAAGCACTGCAATTAAATTCTCAATATGCAGAAGCTTATTTAAATCGAGGTTTACTACGTCACGGAGTTGGACTCGAACAGGCCGCTATCGAAGACCTTAATCAAGCTTTACAGCAGTTTCAGCAGCAGAATAACAGAGAAGGTTACCAAAAAACTCTCGCTTTAATCGAGAATTTACATCAAATTATTGCTCAGTCTCATCGCACTGTGGTGTCCTAA
- the petJ gene encoding cytochrome c6 PetJ, with protein MKKLISWAIVAFLFMQICWAAPAFAGDAASGAKIFSARCASCHAGGKNIVNAQKTLSKVDLEKYDMFDLEKIKTQVTNGKGAMPSFKALLKPEQIEDVATYVLDSAEKGWKK; from the coding sequence ATGAAAAAATTAATCAGTTGGGCTATAGTTGCATTTCTCTTCATGCAAATTTGTTGGGCTGCCCCCGCTTTCGCCGGAGATGCCGCTAGTGGAGCTAAAATTTTTAGTGCTAGATGTGCCTCTTGCCATGCCGGCGGCAAAAATATCGTCAACGCCCAAAAAACTTTAAGCAAAGTAGATTTAGAAAAATACGATATGTTTGATTTAGAAAAAATCAAAACTCAGGTAACCAACGGAAAAGGCGCTATGCCATCTTTTAAAGCACTCTTAAAGCCCGAACAAATTGAAGATGTAGCCACCTATGTTTTAGACTCAGCAGAGAAGGGTTGGAAGAAATAA
- a CDS encoding pentapeptide repeat-containing protein produces the protein MGRGYKKSYIKANLRGAYLAGANLTHANLKLADLAEANLHQANLEGANLTQVNAIGTDFTRASMTGACLEAWNIESSSLLDEVDCRFVYLKEHPKPGTDDQERRPSSGGFQAGEFSKLFEEVIDTVDLIFRNGIDSKAFVNALRDVEVKNENTPLTVQSIENKGDGVLILKVTVPPNKDKEKIHQEFIEFYEHQLLEQKQKYEA, from the coding sequence CTGGGTCGGGGTTATAAAAAATCCTATATTAAAGCCAACCTTAGAGGTGCTTATTTAGCCGGAGCCAACCTCACTCATGCAAACCTCAAACTTGCAGATCTCGCAGAAGCTAACTTACACCAAGCAAACTTAGAAGGGGCAAACCTCACCCAAGTTAACGCCATTGGGACAGATTTTACCAGAGCCAGCATGACAGGCGCTTGTCTAGAAGCGTGGAATATTGAAAGTAGCTCTCTTCTCGATGAGGTTGACTGCCGCTTTGTCTATCTCAAAGAACACCCCAAACCCGGAACCGACGATCAGGAGCGCCGTCCTAGTAGTGGAGGCTTTCAAGCGGGAGAATTTAGCAAACTTTTCGAGGAAGTTATCGATACTGTTGATTTAATTTTTCGCAACGGGATAGACTCGAAAGCGTTTGTTAATGCTTTAAGAGATGTAGAGGTAAAAAATGAAAACACTCCCTTAACCGTCCAAAGTATAGAGAATAAAGGGGATGGGGTGTTAATACTTAAAGTTACTGTACCCCCGAATAAGGATAAAGAGAAGATCCATCAAGAATTTATTGAATTTTACGAGCATCAACTTCTAGAGCAAAAACAGAAATACGAAGCCTAG
- a CDS encoding bestrophin family protein, translated as MFSWGWFSWFKDAIELKDSKFWLNILPSVLVFGFIGVSVTILDFWELWKPWQGIGDITTNVACNLVLGLLLVFRTNTAYERFWQGRNHWGKITVNVRNLAREIQIQISEEIEPQKPDKKAILKLLGAFVITTKLYLRRQSINHELDDLMEKHQIIALEKANNPPLEICFWISTYLQQAYQQQKIDSNQQVMMISLLNELVAGLTSCDRIRTTPIPFFYRSFIKKLLLIYCGFLPFSLVDKIHWWTGFTVIFISLILLSVEEIATQIENPFGNDDPDLPLDEICQTILNNINSVIAFGENQYKNQDFCLPHLSENLSVEMIDKSL; from the coding sequence ATGTTTTCTTGGGGCTGGTTCAGTTGGTTTAAGGATGCAATCGAACTAAAAGATAGCAAGTTTTGGCTAAATATATTACCGTCAGTTTTAGTGTTTGGATTTATCGGAGTAAGTGTCACTATCTTAGATTTTTGGGAACTCTGGAAGCCCTGGCAAGGAATTGGCGATATAACCACTAATGTAGCCTGTAATTTAGTCTTAGGTTTATTGTTAGTTTTTCGCACAAATACTGCCTATGAGCGTTTTTGGCAAGGGCGCAACCATTGGGGAAAAATTACCGTTAATGTTCGTAACCTGGCTCGAGAAATTCAAATTCAGATTAGTGAAGAAATTGAACCCCAAAAACCCGATAAAAAAGCTATTTTGAAGCTATTAGGAGCTTTTGTTATAACGACTAAACTCTATTTACGACGACAAAGTATCAATCATGAACTAGATGATTTGATGGAGAAACATCAGATTATCGCCTTAGAAAAAGCGAACAATCCACCTTTAGAAATTTGCTTCTGGATTAGCACTTATCTTCAGCAAGCCTATCAACAACAAAAAATCGATAGCAATCAACAGGTAATGATGATTAGCTTACTCAATGAATTGGTGGCTGGCTTAACCAGTTGTGACCGCATCAGAACAACACCTATTCCTTTTTTCTACCGTAGCTTTATCAAAAAATTACTGCTGATTTATTGCGGATTTTTACCATTTAGTTTAGTCGATAAAATTCATTGGTGGACCGGTTTCACTGTCATCTTTATTAGTTTAATCTTACTCAGTGTAGAAGAAATCGCTACTCAAATAGAAAATCCTTTTGGCAATGATGACCCAGATTTACCGCTTGATGAGATTTGTCAAACTATTCTCAATAATATTAACAGTGTGATCGCTTTTGGAGAAAACCAGTACAAAAACCAAGATTTTTGTCTCCCTCACCTTTCTGAAAATCTCTCGGTTGAAATGATAGATAAAAGTCTATAG
- a CDS encoding pentapeptide repeat-containing protein: MKVSEVLKRYAAGDRDFRRVNLRGQSFKGADLSGADFSHADIEGTNFQGAILRGTKFCGAKAGLQKHWTLILRLVSWIISGIAGFILAFTGVLVSSIFDNSSLQNQVIGWVFLGVLIVIFAVFIRQGIGRVGPVGGVGGVGRVGRVGGVGRVAEVFAGTLLYGFLFAVSVAVILGEDFTSYLPFFLVFFFVFFSAFPFSTAVTIAVTFAVPFAVPFSAAFSPAFAFTFAFAVDGAFAFAFAFAVFVLAFATGGAVAFAFAFAGLLVSTYLGWRAMKGDPRDVWVRTIAVAFAATGGTTFKDADLTDADFSGATLDSTDLRAKSLIRTCFKDTIKLIQARAGKTLLADSNVRELLVTGSGL; this comes from the coding sequence ATGAAAGTCAGTGAGGTTTTAAAACGTTATGCAGCAGGAGATAGGGATTTCCGAAGGGTAAACCTAAGAGGACAATCCTTTAAAGGTGCTGATCTAAGCGGTGCAGATTTTAGTCACGCAGATATTGAAGGAACGAATTTTCAAGGTGCTATCTTACGGGGAACTAAGTTCTGTGGGGCAAAGGCAGGACTACAAAAGCACTGGACTCTTATACTACGATTAGTTTCATGGATAATATCAGGAATAGCAGGATTTATATTGGCTTTTACTGGAGTTTTAGTTTCATCCATCTTTGACAATTCTAGTTTACAAAATCAGGTTATAGGTTGGGTGTTTTTGGGGGTATTAATTGTTATTTTTGCTGTCTTTATACGCCAAGGTATAGGACGAGTAGGACCAGTAGGAGGAGTCGGAGGAGTCGGACGAGTCGGACGAGTCGGAGGAGTAGGACGAGTCGCAGAAGTCTTCGCCGGAACCTTACTCTACGGTTTCCTCTTCGCCGTCAGCGTCGCCGTCATTTTGGGCGAAGACTTCACCTCCTATTTACCCTTCTTCTTAGTCTTCTTTTTCGTCTTCTTTTCGGCCTTCCCTTTCAGTACCGCCGTTACCATCGCCGTCACCTTCGCCGTCCCCTTCGCCGTCCCCTTCAGTGCCGCCTTCAGCCCCGCCTTCGCCTTCACCTTCGCCTTCGCCGTCGATGGAGCCTTCGCTTTCGCCTTCGCTTTCGCCGTCTTTGTCCTCGCCTTTGCCACCGGTGGGGCGGTCGCCTTTGCCTTTGCCTTTGCCGGGCTGCTAGTCAGCACTTATCTTGGCTGGCGTGCGATGAAAGGAGATCCTAGAGATGTTTGGGTTCGTACTATTGCGGTAGCCTTCGCCGCCACTGGAGGGACAACCTTTAAAGATGCTGATTTAACCGATGCTGACTTTAGCGGAGCTACTCTTGATAGCACTGACTTAAGAGCAAAAAGCCTCATCCGTACCTGTTTTAAAGATACTATCAAACTCATTCAAGCTCGAGCCGGTAAAACCCTCCTCGCTGATTCTAATGTAAGAGAATTATTAGTGACTGGGTCGGGGTTATAA
- the glp gene encoding gephyrin-like molybdotransferase Glp, which yields MLPVNEAETLILDLIQPLQETEIIALEAAAGRILAQPVTSKLDFPYWDNSAMDGYAVKYKDVEGCQAEQPVILEIIEEIPAGKKPEKSLKSGQTARIFTGAMLPEGADTIIMQENTERLGNQVKILAAPSLYKAYVRQKGEYYQAGKPLLGPGIAINAPEIAVLATAQATQLTVYRRLKVAIFSSGDELVTPHQPLQPGQIVDSNQYALAAFVASQGATAIPLGIVPDDPENLRETISRAIKDADVVLSTGGVSVGEYDYIEEILATLGADIKIRAVGITPGKPLTVARFSNGCIYFGIPGNPVSALVSCWRFVQPAMKKLSGLKDSWKPVFIKARSRHDLRSKGRLETYVWGKLLLVDGVYEFELAAGTHSSGNLINLAQTNGLAVMPVGQSFVGAGEEVTVLQVGSPYQ from the coding sequence ATGCTACCTGTTAACGAAGCTGAAACCCTTATTTTAGATTTAATTCAACCGCTACAAGAAACAGAGATTATTGCTCTAGAAGCCGCAGCAGGACGTATTTTAGCCCAACCGGTTACCAGTAAGCTTGATTTTCCTTATTGGGATAATTCTGCAATGGATGGGTACGCCGTTAAATATAAAGATGTGGAAGGTTGTCAGGCAGAGCAACCGGTCATTTTAGAGATCATAGAAGAAATTCCTGCCGGCAAAAAACCCGAAAAAAGCCTAAAATCCGGACAAACTGCTCGCATCTTTACCGGAGCCATGTTACCCGAAGGAGCAGATACCATTATTATGCAGGAGAATACCGAGCGTTTAGGAAACCAAGTCAAAATTTTAGCGGCTCCTTCTTTGTATAAAGCTTATGTGCGTCAAAAAGGGGAATATTATCAAGCGGGTAAGCCGCTTTTGGGGCCAGGAATTGCCATAAATGCTCCAGAAATAGCGGTTTTAGCAACGGCCCAAGCCACTCAATTAACAGTATATCGTCGTTTGAAGGTAGCAATTTTTTCGTCAGGGGATGAGTTAGTGACACCTCATCAACCTTTACAACCTGGGCAAATTGTAGATTCTAATCAATATGCTTTGGCGGCTTTTGTGGCGAGTCAGGGAGCAACAGCCATTCCTTTAGGCATTGTACCAGATGATCCAGAAAACCTCAGAGAAACCATTTCTAGGGCAATTAAGGATGCCGATGTGGTGCTATCTACTGGGGGGGTTTCTGTGGGGGAGTATGATTATATAGAGGAGATTTTAGCCACATTAGGAGCCGACATAAAAATCCGTGCAGTGGGAATTACACCCGGAAAACCTTTAACGGTTGCTCGTTTTTCTAATGGCTGTATATATTTTGGCATTCCAGGAAATCCGGTGTCAGCTTTAGTCAGTTGTTGGCGGTTTGTGCAACCGGCGATGAAAAAATTATCGGGACTTAAGGACAGTTGGAAACCTGTATTTATTAAGGCGCGGTCCCGTCATGATTTACGTTCTAAAGGCAGATTGGAAACTTATGTATGGGGAAAATTATTATTAGTTGATGGGGTTTATGAATTCGAATTAGCGGCGGGAACTCATAGTTCTGGTAATTTAATTAATTTAGCACAAACTAACGGGTTAGCTGTGATGCCTGTTGGTCAAAGTTTTGTGGGTGCCGGTGAAGAAGTTACCGTCTTGCAGGTGGGAAGTCCTTATCAATAA